Proteins found in one Thermodesulfatator atlanticus DSM 21156 genomic segment:
- a CDS encoding NAD(P)H-dependent flavin oxidoreductase: MTEEQEKPKTRWSCEPPPLKIGQFVAPVPIIQGGMGVGVSLAGLASAVARAGGIGVISAALVGIFEGEAVFFKNPQEANIRGLKKQIALAKKKAPGGIIGVNIMVALTDFEPLCVAAFEAEADILFCGAGLPLNLPGLRPEGKDHSRLVPIVSSARAATLIAKRWWTKYGYMPDAIVVEGPKAGGHLGFAPDKIDAEESRLEVIVPQVIEAMKPFEDKVGREIPVIPAGGIYTGRDIYFYIDKLGCAGVQMATRFVATYECDAAPAFKEAYLKATQQDLTIIKSPVGLPGRVIKGKFIEAVEQGKKSPYKCMYHCLKTCDYRKSPYCIAAALINAQRGRLDAGFVFAGSNAYRVDKIVSVQELIDELIEEYCQAKREEKGEQK, from the coding sequence TGGCCAGTTTGTGGCCCCTGTTCCCATTATCCAGGGCGGTATGGGGGTTGGGGTCTCCCTTGCCGGGCTGGCCTCGGCAGTGGCAAGAGCAGGAGGTATCGGTGTTATTTCCGCTGCCCTGGTAGGCATTTTTGAAGGCGAGGCCGTTTTTTTCAAAAACCCACAAGAGGCTAATATCCGTGGCCTTAAAAAACAAATTGCCCTTGCCAAGAAAAAAGCCCCTGGCGGCATAATCGGTGTAAACATCATGGTAGCGCTTACGGATTTTGAGCCTCTTTGTGTGGCAGCCTTTGAGGCTGAGGCTGACATACTGTTTTGTGGCGCAGGGCTCCCCCTTAATCTGCCAGGGCTAAGACCTGAGGGTAAAGACCACAGCCGCCTGGTGCCTATCGTATCCTCAGCAAGAGCTGCCACCCTTATCGCCAAAAGATGGTGGACGAAGTACGGCTACATGCCAGACGCCATCGTGGTGGAGGGGCCCAAGGCTGGCGGGCATTTAGGTTTCGCACCGGATAAAATCGACGCGGAAGAATCTCGCCTTGAGGTTATAGTCCCTCAGGTGATCGAGGCCATGAAGCCCTTTGAAGACAAGGTAGGTCGGGAAATACCCGTCATTCCCGCAGGTGGCATTTACACAGGGCGCGACATTTACTTTTACATTGACAAGCTTGGCTGTGCAGGGGTCCAGATGGCCACCAGATTCGTAGCTACTTATGAATGCGATGCAGCCCCTGCCTTTAAAGAGGCCTATCTTAAGGCCACCCAGCAAGACCTAACCATTATCAAAAGTCCGGTGGGGCTCCCTGGGCGTGTGATTAAGGGCAAATTTATCGAAGCCGTAGAACAGGGGAAAAAATCTCCCTACAAATGCATGTATCATTGCCTTAAGACCTGCGATTACCGTAAAAGCCCTTATTGCATTGCCGCTGCCCTGATTAACGCTCAGCGCGGGCGCCTTGATGCCGGCTTTGTGTTTGCAGGAAGCAATGCTTACCGGGTAGATAAAATCGTCTCGGTGCAGGAATTAATCGACGAACTTATCGAAGAATATTGCCAGGCCAAACGCGAAGAAAAAGGGGA